The following DNA comes from Saccopteryx leptura isolate mSacLep1 chromosome 7, mSacLep1_pri_phased_curated, whole genome shotgun sequence.
GGGGGCGCTGGGGGCGCTGTGCGCGGGGGACCGGGCGGCCGGGGGCGCTGTGCGCGGGGGACCGGGCGGCCGGGGGCGCTGGGGGCGCTGTGCGCGGGGGACCCGGCGGCCGGGGGCGCTGTGCACAAGTGGCCCGGGCGCTCTGCTCGTGTTGGGGGGCGGGTGGGTGTGTGGAGGGCTCTGTGCGCCGATGCTCAGGCCGATGtgcacagggtgggggtggggtggtgaacCCGGAGCTGGGGACCCAGGGGTATGTGAGGACCCGGGGTACCGGGCCCGGGGTGTGACAGGCGCCCAGAGGGCCTCTCCGCCCTGTGTGCTTCCTCCCTGGCCCGCCCAGGGAGACCCCAGGACGCGTCGCCGCCTCAGGTTCCTGGGGCGGGGCTACCTCCGTGAAGCCGGGAAGTGTAGCATCTGTAACTGGATGTTACTTGTCCACTGGGTTCCGAGGGAGTGATTCTCATATCTCCCCCGCCGGCACGTGTCCCCATGAGACTGGTGCCCCCGATGTGGACCATGCTGGGCCAGGTGGAGCTCAGGAACCTTAAGGCTGTGCTGCTGTCAGATCAGGTGGCCACTAGCCATGTGTGGCTATTTAGGTTTGAATGAAAATGAGAAGTTCAGCTCCTCAGTTGCCACAGCCTATTCCAAGGTCTCCCTGTGTCTGTGGAATGCAGAGTGTGTCTAGTGGCAACCACACTGGTCGGGGTGGGTATTTCATCATGGAAGAATGTTTGATTGGACAGTGCTGCCTAGTGGTCTGCAGGGCTCTGAAGGCCAGATTGTGTTGGGGGGTGCATGCTGGGGCAATAAAGGGACCTGGCCTGCCTGCCACCAACCCACCTGCACACAGTCCTGTGCAGGTGCTGAGCTCAGAGGGCGACAGCTGCAGACCAGGCAGGATGCTCAGTGGGAGAGTGTCAGGTGGACCTCAAAGCTGTGGAGTGAGAGGGGCCACCAAGATGTTGCCGTCAGCTTTCCGTAAGAACTCAGGGCCTGAGGGAGCATCCAGGAGCCCACACACCTGTCTCCCCTGCAGCACTGCCATGTGCCAAGGTCTGGGGCTAAACTGAGATACTGCATTGACCTCAGTGTCATCCCTGAGTCCTGTTGAATCTTCTGGACTCAGTGGCCCCATCTGTAACCACGTGCTGGTGCCTGCCCGCACCCCCAGGGATGGGAAGTACTGCTGAGAGGGAGGATGTGTGTTCACTGACGCAGAGCAAGTGCACTGAGGCAGGTTCCCACGTGCAGTCTTAGCTGGGGGCACAGCCTCCCTTTGGGGCCTCAACCCCAGATTCCCTAGGAGCCCTGCAGTCATCTGGAGGAAGACTCGTAGGAAGAGGACTGGGGTCTGATCAGTCCTTGCTGCCTTCAGCGGTCCAGCGCCTGCTAAGTGGCAGTGGTCCTAGGGTACGAGGGCAGTTTTAGTTGGCACTCCCAGTGGACCAGCCTCTCTGAGCTCCATGTGCAGGCCAGTGGCACTGGGGCTAGAGCATTGGGACTGCACACGGGGCCTTCAACAGCCCACCCCAATCACCCTCAGGCAGGCCTACCAGCTACCTGAGCCCTGAGGGTAAGTTAACATCAGCAGCCCCTGGATTTGGGGAGGAAGGGGTTGGGTCTCATCCCATCTCTCCTGGAGGGCCCTGGGCATGTCCATGTGACCAGTTCTGCACACAGGAGTGGTACAGTGGGGCAGCCTTGCTGGTCCAGAGGAGCTCTTACCGCCTTTGCCTTCAGGGTGGGGTGCCTTCCACTGCACATTGATATAAGGAGCAAACACAAGTCAGTCTTGAAGGAGCAAGCAGACCTGTTTTTAAGTGTTAATGTCAGCCCACCAAGGCACCTTGTGAATTGTGAAGCCCACAGTAGTGATCTCTACTCCCGACCCATCCCTGACCTGCTGACAGAGGTCTGGGCCCAGGCCTCACCCTGCCCTGACCTCACCAGGGGAAAGAAACGTGGAGGGCTGGACTGCCAGAGGCTGGGTTTTCCCCTACAGGAATTTTCATTCTCTAGCCTTTGGGTGATCAAATCCTGACCGGCTGGGGCAGACTGCTGACATTCTATCAACACCAGCCTCCCCTAAGGCATGTGGTCAGTGCATCCCCATTTAAGTAGCAGGCTCCAGGGAAGAGAGTGGCCTCCCCTGCTAGGAGATGTGGAAGCAAGGGCTTCCAGGAGGAAGTGGCATTCAGGAGGGGGCTGTGTTGTCCCTTGGACAGATGTCTTAGGGGTTATTGGGTTCCTGGAGGAGCCATCATTGGATGATCCTCAGAACAGAGCTGGTGGGATAAAAAGCTGACGTGACCCACAGATGTCCTTCAAGCTGGCCTGGGCTCTATCACCTTTGCACCCTTATCACCCAGGGTCAGCATCAAAAGTGCCGTGAATAGGGGTGCACTTGGGTCCTTGCTCCTGACCTTTTAACAGGGCAAACTGCTCAGCTCCCAAGATGGCAGATGGAGCTGCTGGGGCACTTGCCAAGTGGAGAAGAGGGCAGTAAACCCCTACGGGGCTGATGAAATGATCATGAGGGGCTTGGGGGAGGCGGCAGCTGGCAAACCTTTTATTAAGGTGGCAGAAGTCAAGTTATGACTGGGGCCATGGCTCTTAGGAATGGGGGCAACTGACTAGTGACATCAAGTGGGGCTGGATGTGTATGATCTGAGCCCATGGATGGCATTATTACAGTCACAGGTGCAGGAGCAAGAGAGTGCGGAAGGGGGGGCTCCTTTCACAAGCACTCACGCCTCACTCACAAAGTGTGAGCTTCCCTTTCCCATCCCCAGGTAGAATGCTTCCACCCAGAGACATGCCATGTTGCCCTGGATGAGAGGCTGAGTCACCACCTCACACCAGAGGCATCAGGCAAATCAGGGTTGCTCTACTGGGTGGAGTGACTGATCCTGACTTCCAGGGGGCAGTGGGGTTGTGCTGCTGCTCAGTGGGGAGCGGAGGAGCCTGCTAGAGCTCAGGACACTCTCTTGACCCCTCCCAGGTGGTGGAAAGGTAACCAGAGCAGTAATGCAGGCAGGGCCACTGAAGACATTGCAGGGTCAAGACTCAAGCCACCCCATCTGGAAAGCCCAGCACTAGCAAGGAGCTGGCTGAGGGTGGATGGGACATGAAATGAGCAGTAGAAAAGATGATAAACATCAACtgctattattttattcattatctcATTATGTATATATCTCTCTACATTAACCAGGAATTATAATATCTGGAATTCACATTGTaaacctgagaaagaagacctacTAAGAAAGGCTTCTGCTGGCTAACTAGGCTTAAATTTTAAGCAAAAGAGCCTAGCAGTCATTCTACACAAGAGCTTTTCATGCAAACTGGACTTCAGGGAGGAGGCTGCCCTGTGTACCTGTCCTCTGAGTCAGACTTTTGCAAGAGTTCCTATTTTGACCAATAGGACTGAAGCTTTCCTCATCCAATGGGGAAGCTCTTCCCAACCAGAGCaactctattctgaccaatcaagATAGTGTCTTGATTTAAAGTCAAAACTGTGAGGATGtgaagtcctcatttgcatgaggacagaccaaGCAAAGACAAGGGTTGGGGACTTCTGTCTTTATAAGCCAGCTCCCCTATGGCTCTGAGAGCCTTGCTTTCCTTTTCACCTAAGACTGAAGATGACTGTTACCCTGGTTGAACTGACACCAAAGGTGTCTTTCTAGAGTGGATCAGAGAATCCCAGAAAACCATGAAGCAGACCAGTACAGTGCAGAGTGGAGCAGAACACTGACGAGTTGGGCGAGTAGAACAGAGTGGTCTAGCCAGAGAGGGGCTGGGCTGTTTAAAAAACCACTGTGTCCCAATTCAGCTGTTCTGCACTGAAgcaagtttccttcttcaccacaccccaaattggggattcctgttggcattgaattggcATCAACAATTAGATTATTGGTTGACAACATGTATCACCCAAttttcctccccgcccccctcacTATTTTATTTAAGAAGCGTTCACGGTGATGAACTTTCCAGTACTGTCTTTAGGCCATGGGCGGTCCAGGTGAGGCGCCCGTGAACTAGAAGAGGCATGCACACGCTCAGATGCACAGGTGGCTGGTGCATCCTCGGTGCGAAGGTGGCGACAGGAAGTCAGGCAGGGCTCCATGCTGTTGCTGAAACTGGGAGGTAAATAAGGTGAGAGGTGGATACGCTCTGCGGTTCGTTAGCCTTGTACCTTCGCCTGCATGTGGCAGCAGCTACAAATCTGGAAACCATGGGCCCCCGTGGGTTGGATCATGTGTTGGGTTCTGAAAGGAGACCAGTGTGAGGCCGGGAAAAAGTCACTCTGGGTCCAGCAGGTGGCAGGCAGGAGAGTTTGCCAGGAGCCCCAGGAGTTCTTCCCCCAGAGTCGCCCACGTCAGGGTGGCCAGCGGCCAGTATCTTGGTGGCGGGTCTGTGTGACGCCTGAACTTCCTGACCTTGGATCCCAGCCTTGATTTCCCTGGAATAAATGTCCTTCTGCCTAAAGGTCAAGCGGTTTTGATAGATACCCGACCAAACCCTGTCTAATAACTGAGGCTGTGCACCGACTACCGCATCCCGGGAAACTCCGAGccctggctggggggggggggggagcgggcgGGTGGACCTGATCAATCCGGGCTCACTGTCCGGAGGGATCCCGGGGCAGGCCGGACCTGGACTGCAGGGCCTCCTCGTACTTCTGGAGCTGAGACCAGAAGCCAGGGTTGGGCTCGGCCACGGGCCGGGCGCTCTTCACGGTCTGCAAACAACCGGACTAGTTGAAGCGCTGTGCGGTGCTCGTTACAAGGCCCCCGAACGCGTCCCGCCCCACCCCTCCGGGCGGCCCGCTCCCACCCCACCGGAAATCCCGCCTCCAAGGGCCGGAAGACCCGCCCCACCTGGAAGGCCTGCGCCAGGGTGAGTCCCCGGTGCCGCATGAGGTAGGCCGTGCAGACAGCGGCCGAGCGGCTGCGGCCGTTCTTGCAGTAGACCAGGCAGGCGCCGCCGGCGCGCACCGCGGCCTCCATGGCAGCGCAGGTGGGCTCCAGGTGCGCCAGCAAGTCCTCGGCCGGGTCGTCGAACACGGGCACGCGCAGCTCAGCCACGCCGGGCGCGCGCGGGCCGGGCTGCTGGCGCGAGACGTTGACGCACAAGGTGACGCGCGCGCGCGCCAGCAGCTCCGGGGCGGCCGCGGCGCGCGCGTTCCCGAGGAAGAGCGAGGGGGCTACGTGCGCGAACGGCGGCGGAGCGGCCTCGGTGCCCCCGAGGCGTCCGGCTCGTCCTGACTCCATGACCCCGGCGCCGGGGGCTCTATTTTTGGGCCGTCTGACAGCCGGGCCAGGTCCGAAAGGCTTCGGAGGGCCGCCTGGTTGGAGCAACAGCGTGCTGTGCAGGAGCCGGGCCCGCCCACAGAGGCCCTCCTTACTGGTCAGGTCCTGCGCTGATTGGCAACTGGTGGGCGGGGCCTGGCAGCCAAACAGTGGGCGGGGCTTCTGCAGGTGCAGGTGCAGGTGCAGGTGCAGGTCCTCCTGGGACCTGGGGAGGTTCCCCTGACGGGACAGctgcacccagggcagcagccaggcttggggacggggtgggggtggggtggggggtgtctcaAGTAGTGGCTCCCATATAGCACAGCAATTTTCGACTAGTGGGCCAGGACATTATGCAGTACCTGACTCGttagggcactgacctctttacgttgtcaagtaaaaaaacaaaaaaatgacaacagccattACAACAATAGCTATCTGGTGTGAAGGAAGCGAAGGTATGCCTGTTTCTTGTcaaactggcaaaaaaaaaaaaaaatacattttttgatgtgcctcagaattttagtaattatgtgTGCCACGAGGTAAGGGTTGAAAACGGCTGGTGTAGagaaacgggggtgggggggccatCACAGATTGTTATCCGGTCCTTGACTGGTGCTCTCCCTTTGGTCCTGGTAAACCGCCTGCTTTTGTGTATTAATACAAAGCTACTTGTAACTGCATTGCCGCTCAGGTGCTTCTGTACAGTTTCATGCTTATGCCTTCTGTTATCTACTTCCTAATTAATTGCCCTTTGtaatttctgcattttatttccctttttattgtAAAGTGTGTTTCATGTAAATAAAGCTATTTGCCGTGAACTTTTCATCATTTCTTCCTAGGCCAGTATTTTTGtcgtttttattttccttaatcatttaatttttaaagttacaagTCATGTCCCCAAAATTATCATTTAATGTCCACACTGTTGCCTCTTCAGTAAGATTTACTAAAAAGACCTCTTCAATAGGTTTTTCTGATGGCCAGTGCCTTTTAGGGAATGGTTTCAGTGAAAAGTAACTTGTTTTGCAGCATTACATATATTTAGTTGCAGTTTCAATATCtaacagtaaaattttttttttctgattcatctCCATTGTTTACTTAAAATTTGCTATTTATTCTACCAGGGGTTATTCTTCAGTAGtgacactcccctccccccccccccccactcacccATGCACTTAGTATTGGATAAATCTGACAAAATGAACCTATACAATCTCTGGATGATTTTGATTCTCTCCGTTTCAGCTGCAGCCACCAAGCATTGGTAACTGTCAGATCTTTATTGCAACCTGGGCTCTTGAACTGAAATCTCAAAACATTGGTCTGCATTGGCTGCCCCCCAGAGGCCCTCCCAGAAtcatttcccctcttctcccctcaggACAGACTCTTAACTTTCTTAGGATGGAGAGACAATGGAATTCCCATTTTCCCAACTTCATGGGAGCCACCCAAGTAGATTTTCTGCTCCCAGTTCCAGAAGTGGGTCCTGGTTACCTCCAGCCAATCAGTAAAGCTGTTTTCCCGTGGCTGATTCATCAGAGGGCTTAGGCTCTCATGATccaaagaggtgagaagcatggAGGTAGGTAGGTCTCCATTTTCTCAACACCATAGGGGAGGGCAGCTTTGAGTGAATTCCAAATTGGGAAACACAAGGACCTTGACGACATGAATCAAACCAAACCTGAAGACCTTCGCATTCTGCACTATTTGGTTTCCTGAGCCAGCAAATCGCCCCTTTTTGTTGCAGGATGAAGTGCGTTTTCTGTTCCAAGGCCTCCTACCTGATACTTCACGTTCCCTCATTCCATTGAGTTAAAGAATGGGTAACAAATCTACCTCTATTTTCTCCGCCTTGATTGCTATGTTTAGTTTGGGCCACCCTCTTCTGGATCTGACACCAGCTTCCTGAGGGGAGCCTTTCTGTCCCCTCCAACTGCAGTTTGGGAAGCTGAGCAGAGACAAACAGCTGTCTGTGAACTTTGTTTATGAAAACAGGCAACTAAAACTTAAAAGTATCCTACAAACCTGTGTGGATTGAATGGTGAAGTCCTAACTGCTGGTGCCTGTTcatgaccttatttgaaaataggatctttgcagatgtaatgaaGTACTGGATTTATAAGTCCACTGGGCTAGTAAGTATCCTTATAAAGAGAGGAAGGTCTGGAGACCCTAACACAGAGGAAGGAATAACTTCTGTTAATTTCAGCCTCCCAGTTTGTCATGCTCTGTTACAGTAGCTTCAGGAGACTAATACTTCACCCAGTATAAAAGACTAAAcaatagttgtgttttttttaaaaatataactatctcTGGCAATTTGGTGAGATTGGCAAAAAATTCTAAATACTAAAATGTGGTCCAAAAAGAAAAGGTGTTTTGGAAACTTCTatacattggaaaaaaaataatgcatctctatctccctccccaccccaccaccaggGAAGTCCCAACTGCTTCAGCTGCAGAAAGTCTTTGTACTGTTTGCCACCTTTGTGTTTTTGCACATACTTGCCCAGTTCCCTGAAGTGTGCACTCTCTCTCCTGGTCAGAGAACTCCTATGCGTCCTCTGGGACCCTGCTCAGAAATCTCTCCATAAAGTCCTTCCCAGTGACCACGGGCCCTACCTCACCTTGTTCCCCACCATACCACGAGCTCCCCTCCGTGCCTTCCACGAACATCGACTCAACAGATGGCTTTAGCCAGGCATCCTcacactttttataaaaaccgcccccttttgcagtgctggtcaacctggtccctcccgcccactagtgggcgttccagctttcatggtgggcagtagcagagcaaccaaaaggCGCTGCGAttggcctaccatgaaagctggaatgcccaccagtaggcggtagggaccaggttgaccagcactgcaaaagggggcggtttttataaaatgtttgagGACGCCTGCTTAGACTCTGGGCAGAGCTTGATCAAATACCAGCTCTACCGCGACCGACCGTGGACAAGTTCA
Coding sequences within:
- the DUSP28 gene encoding dual specificity phosphatase 28 isoform X1 translates to MESGRAGRLGGTEAAPPPFAHVAPSLFLGNARAAAAPELLARARVTLCVNVSRQQPGPRAPGVAELRVPVFDDPAEDLLAHLEPTCAAMEAAVRAGGACLVYCKNGRSRSAAVCTAYLMRHRGLTLAQAFQTVKSARPVAEPNPGFWSQLQKYEEALQSSFSNSMEPCLTSCRHLRTEDAPATCASERVHASSSSRAPHLDRPWPKDSTGKFITVNAS
- the DUSP28 gene encoding dual specificity phosphatase 28 isoform X3; amino-acid sequence: MESGRAGRLGGTEAAPPPFAHVAPSLFLGNARAAAAPELLARARVTLCVNVSRQQPGPRAPGVAELRVPVFDDPAEDLLAHLEPTCAAMEAAVRAGGACLVYCKNGRSRSAAVCTAYLMRHRGLTLAQAFQTVKSARPVAEPNPGFWSQLQKYEEALQSRSGLPRDPSGQ
- the DUSP28 gene encoding dual specificity phosphatase 28 isoform X2, with product MESGRAGRLGGTEAAPPPFAHVAPSLFLGNARAAAAPELLARARVTLCVNVSRQQPGPRAPGVAELRVPVFDDPAEDLLAHLEPTCAAMEAAVRAGGACLVYCKNGRSRSAAVCTAYLMRHRGLTLAQAFQTVKSARPVAEPNPGFWSQLQKYEEALQSRTQHMIQPTGAHGFQICSCCHMQAKVQG